One genomic window of [Clostridium] scindens ATCC 35704 includes the following:
- the glgB gene encoding 1,4-alpha-glucan branching protein GlgB, with protein MDYYGFYTGKIFDAYRYLGAHVEEEGVTFCTFAPSAQRISLIGEFSGWEECPMHKVYDGNFWECYIPDARPGMMYKYRIYQQSGSFIDHCDPYGYGMELRPKNASIIRDLSSYRFKDSKWMEQRTDHRNQPLNIYELHFGSWKKPSKEEEDWYSYAELADKLLPYLKENGYNYLEIMPLSEHPCDESWGYQNTGFYSPTSRYGTAQELMEFIDACHQNDIGIIMDFVPVHFAVDGYALANYDGTALYEYPNMDVGRSEWGSCNFMHSRGEVRSFLQSAANYWLTDYHVDGIRMDAISNIIYWQGDPARGVNKSAVDFIREMNRGLKQMHPSAILSAEDSTSYPCVTKSTAEGGLGFDYKWDMGWMNDTLEYFRTAPEYRTRDYHKLTFSMHYYYSDSFLLPLSHDEVVHGKATILQKMYGEYEEKFPQARALYMYMYAHPGKKLNFMGNEFGQLREWDEKREQDWDILKYPIHDAFHRFMKDLNKLYLKHPALFRCDYAPEGFSWLDCHQEERCIYAFERTDGKERIAAVFNLSDQIQEGYRLPVKAAVHASILLASDMEEYAGGRKYEDLELAADAGTIQLDLSPYSALYLLLQ; from the coding sequence ATGGACTATTATGGATTTTACACTGGAAAAATATTCGACGCCTACCGCTATCTTGGCGCCCATGTAGAAGAGGAAGGCGTCACCTTTTGCACCTTTGCCCCCAGCGCCCAGCGCATCTCGCTGATCGGAGAATTCAGCGGCTGGGAAGAATGCCCCATGCACAAAGTCTATGACGGCAACTTCTGGGAATGTTACATCCCGGATGCCAGACCCGGCATGATGTACAAGTACCGCATCTACCAGCAGTCCGGATCCTTTATCGATCACTGCGATCCTTACGGATATGGCATGGAACTGCGTCCGAAGAACGCATCCATCATCCGGGATCTCTCTTCCTACCGCTTCAAGGATTCTAAGTGGATGGAGCAGCGTACGGATCACAGGAACCAGCCTTTGAATATCTACGAACTGCATTTCGGCTCCTGGAAGAAGCCTTCAAAGGAAGAAGAGGACTGGTATTCCTATGCCGAACTGGCAGATAAACTGTTGCCTTACCTCAAGGAAAACGGCTATAACTATCTGGAAATCATGCCGTTAAGCGAGCACCCTTGCGATGAATCCTGGGGATACCAGAATACCGGATTCTACAGTCCTACCTCCCGGTACGGAACCGCCCAGGAACTGATGGAGTTCATCGATGCCTGCCATCAGAACGACATCGGCATCATTATGGACTTTGTCCCCGTACATTTTGCCGTAGATGGCTATGCGCTTGCCAACTACGACGGCACTGCGTTATATGAATACCCCAATATGGACGTGGGACGAAGCGAGTGGGGCAGCTGCAACTTCATGCATTCCCGCGGCGAAGTTCGAAGCTTCCTACAGTCTGCCGCCAATTACTGGCTCACCGATTACCATGTGGACGGCATCCGCATGGATGCCATCAGCAACATCATCTACTGGCAGGGAGATCCGGCCAGAGGCGTGAACAAGTCAGCCGTAGACTTTATCCGGGAGATGAACCGGGGCTTGAAGCAGATGCATCCTTCTGCCATCCTCTCGGCGGAAGACTCCACCTCCTACCCCTGCGTGACAAAAAGCACGGCCGAAGGCGGCTTAGGATTCGATTATAAATGGGATATGGGCTGGATGAATGACACCTTGGAATACTTCCGTACCGCCCCCGAGTACCGTACCAGGGATTATCACAAGCTGACCTTCTCCATGCACTATTATTACAGCGACTCCTTCCTGCTGCCCTTATCCCACGATGAGGTCGTCCACGGGAAAGCAACCATCCTCCAGAAAATGTACGGGGAGTATGAAGAGAAGTTTCCACAGGCCCGTGCCCTGTATATGTATATGTACGCCCATCCAGGCAAGAAGCTGAACTTTATGGGAAATGAGTTCGGACAGCTGCGGGAATGGGATGAGAAGCGGGAGCAGGATTGGGATATCCTGAAATACCCCATACATGACGCCTTCCATCGCTTTATGAAGGATTTGAACAAACTCTATCTGAAGCATCCGGCCCTTTTTCGCTGCGACTATGCTCCTGAAGGGTTCTCCTGGCTGGACTGCCATCAGGAAGAACGCTGCATCTACGCTTTTGAGCGAACCGACGGAAAGGAGCGTATCGCCGCCGTCTTTAACTTGTCTGATCAGATTCAGGAAGGCTACCGGCTTCCTGTAAAAGCCGCCGTCCATGCTTCCATCCTCCTGGCCAGCGATATGGAGGAATATGCCGGCGGGCGAAAGTATGAGGATCTGGAATTAGCGGCCGATGCAGGGACCATCCAACTCGATCTTAGCCCCTACAGTGCTCTCTATCTTCTTCTCCAATAG
- a CDS encoding Mrp/NBP35 family ATP-binding protein, with protein sequence MSEEQQNGCSPSDCAGCAHADSCSSKPQDMKEPANPFSHVGKVIAVVSGKGGVGKSMVTASLARLMREQGFSVGILDADITGPSIPKMYGIHEGAKGNEAGMFPCEAKDGTRIMSVNLLLENESDPVIWRGPVIAGVVTQFWTDVMWGDLDYLFVDMPPGTGDVPLTVFQSLPVDGVVIVTSPQDLVQMIVKKAYNMAKKMDIPVLGIVENYSYLVCPDCGKKISVFGESHVDEVAEELDIPVLGKMPIDAVLAEAVENERFSEVSNEYLAAAVNKF encoded by the coding sequence ATGTCAGAAGAACAACAAAATGGCTGCTCTCCATCTGACTGCGCCGGCTGCGCGCATGCAGATTCCTGCAGCAGCAAGCCACAGGATATGAAGGAGCCAGCGAACCCATTTTCACACGTAGGGAAGGTGATCGCGGTTGTCAGCGGCAAGGGAGGCGTAGGAAAGTCTATGGTGACGGCCTCTTTGGCAAGACTGATGAGAGAGCAGGGATTCTCGGTAGGCATCCTGGATGCAGATATTACCGGGCCATCCATACCTAAGATGTACGGCATCCATGAGGGGGCCAAGGGAAACGAAGCAGGGATGTTCCCATGCGAGGCTAAGGACGGGACAAGGATCATGTCCGTCAATCTTCTGCTGGAGAACGAGTCGGATCCGGTTATCTGGAGAGGGCCTGTGATCGCAGGAGTCGTAACCCAGTTCTGGACGGATGTCATGTGGGGAGACCTGGACTATCTGTTCGTGGATATGCCTCCCGGAACAGGCGATGTTCCATTGACCGTATTCCAGTCCCTTCCGGTAGATGGAGTCGTGATCGTCACATCTCCCCAGGATCTGGTACAGATGATTGTCAAGAAGGCTTACAATATGGCGAAGAAGATGGACATTCCGGTACTGGGGATCGTGGAGAATTATAGTTATCTGGTATGCCCGGACTGCGGAAAGAAGATTTCCGTATTTGGAGAGAGCCATGTGGATGAGGTGGCAGAGGAACTGGACATTCCGGTACTGGGAAAGATGCCGATTGATGCGGTGCTCGCAGAGGCCGTGGAGAATGAGCGGTTCTCGGAAGTCAGCAATGAGTACCTTGCGGCAGCGGTTAATAAGTTTTAG
- a CDS encoding RidA family protein — MKVVSTEKAPKALGPYSQGYVHGGILYSAGQIGINPATDTVEADTIEGQAEQACKNIGEILKEAGTSFDKVLKTTCFLADMGDFAAFNEVYAKYFTSKPARSCVAVKTLPKNLLCEIEVIAAVEE; from the coding sequence ATGAAGGTAGTATCAACAGAGAAAGCGCCAAAGGCATTAGGACCATATTCACAGGGATATGTACATGGAGGAATCCTCTATTCCGCAGGGCAGATTGGAATCAATCCGGCGACGGATACGGTAGAGGCGGACACGATTGAGGGACAGGCAGAACAGGCATGCAAGAATATCGGCGAGATCCTCAAAGAGGCAGGAACTTCCTTTGACAAGGTGTTAAAGACCACATGCTTCCTTGCGGATATGGGAGACTTTGCGGCATTTAATGAAGTTTACGCAAAATACTTTACATCCAAGCCAGCCAGAAGCTGCGTAGCAGTAAAGACGCTGCCAAAGAACCTGCTGTGCGAGATCGAGGTTATTGCGGCAGTAGAAGAATAG
- a CDS encoding MATE family efflux transporter, with the protein MKRPGQEAAKRLNINWGSFYRNVFALVIPMAIQNLINVGVTAADVIMLGRVGEKVLSGASLAGQIQFIMTLIFMGITSGATVLTAQYWGKKDTRTIEKVLGMGLAAGLFTAVAFAAAALFIPEALMRIYSSDPAVIAEGIRYLRIVGFSYLFMAVTQVYLNIMRSIERVLIATFVYSVSLIVNIAVNALLIFGLLGFPALGIRGAAIGTLCARIVEMVIVLCYAYFQNRVVRIRIGDMVHVDKVLLKDYMVYAMPVVLNELMWGLGSSANTAVIGHLGSSAVAANSVAQVARQLATVVVFGISHATAICLGKTIGEQKLEHAKAYAKRFIYLSLVLGAAGALVILAAAPIANATLALSPDAKGYLTFMFFVMSYFTIAQSLNCTMVVGIFRSGGDTRFGLIMDVSTMWGFSILVGAVAAFVFHASVPVVYVILMSDELIKVPITIKRYLSYKWLKNVTREKEELEGA; encoded by the coding sequence ATGAAGAGACCAGGACAGGAGGCAGCAAAACGCCTGAATATAAATTGGGGAAGTTTTTACAGGAATGTATTTGCCTTGGTCATCCCTATGGCCATTCAGAATCTGATTAATGTGGGGGTGACGGCAGCAGACGTGATCATGCTGGGACGAGTGGGGGAGAAGGTGCTCTCCGGCGCATCTTTGGCCGGACAGATTCAGTTTATCATGACGCTGATCTTCATGGGCATTACTTCCGGGGCTACGGTTCTGACGGCCCAGTACTGGGGAAAGAAGGATACAAGGACCATCGAGAAGGTGCTGGGGATGGGGCTTGCGGCAGGGCTGTTTACGGCTGTGGCGTTTGCGGCGGCTGCCCTCTTTATTCCGGAGGCGCTGATGCGCATCTATAGTTCAGATCCGGCGGTCATTGCAGAGGGCATCCGGTACTTGAGGATTGTCGGCTTCTCCTATCTGTTCATGGCAGTGACGCAGGTATACTTAAATATCATGAGAAGTATAGAGAGGGTATTGATTGCCACCTTTGTCTACAGCGTCTCGCTGATCGTAAACATTGCCGTGAATGCACTGCTGATCTTCGGGCTTCTGGGATTCCCGGCTCTGGGAATCCGCGGCGCCGCCATCGGAACGCTGTGTGCCAGAATCGTGGAGATGGTCATCGTGCTGTGCTATGCATATTTTCAGAACCGGGTGGTGCGAATCAGGATCGGAGACATGGTGCATGTGGACAAGGTGCTTTTAAAGGACTATATGGTGTACGCGATGCCGGTGGTCCTCAATGAACTGATGTGGGGACTGGGAAGCTCCGCCAACACGGCGGTCATCGGCCACCTTGGAAGCTCGGCCGTAGCAGCCAATTCAGTGGCTCAGGTAGCCAGGCAGCTGGCGACTGTCGTGGTGTTCGGCATCTCCCATGCTACAGCCATCTGCCTTGGCAAGACCATCGGAGAGCAGAAACTGGAGCATGCCAAGGCGTATGCCAAGCGGTTCATCTATCTTAGCCTGGTTTTGGGAGCAGCAGGCGCGTTGGTGATCCTGGCAGCCGCGCCTATTGCCAACGCTACGCTGGCGCTCAGTCCGGATGCAAAGGGATATCTGACATTTATGTTCTTCGTCATGTCCTATTTCACGATCGCCCAGTCCTTAAATTGCACGATGGTGGTAGGAATCTTCCGCTCTGGCGGGGATACCAGGTTCGGGCTTATCATGGACGTGTCTACCATGTGGGGATTCTCCATACTGGTGGGCGCAGTGGCCGCATTCGTGTTTCATGCAAGCGTGCCTGTGGTCTATGTCATATTGATGAGTGACGAACTGATAAAGGTGCCAATTACCATAAAGCGGTATCTCAGTTATAAATGGCTAAAAAATGTAACCAGGGAAAAAGAAGAATTGGAGGGAGCATAG